The proteins below are encoded in one region of Mycobacterium pseudokansasii:
- a CDS encoding XdhC family protein, whose protein sequence is MTISERAQQLLAARTPFVHATVVRAQPPTSAYPGDEAILLADGTIEGFVGGQCAQNSVRKAALGALQAGESVLLRVLPDGDVHFPEAPGACVVVNPCLSGGALEIFLTPQLPAPLIGVYGATPIADALIQLCGVLGYDARRDTEPAAGAAAPTALVIASHGGPEAEIIRAALDNGVRYIGLVASKVRGGSILSSLDLSEAERARIHTPVGLPIGAKTPAEIAVSIAAELIDALRKGNLSVPATAPRAAVDPVCGMTVTVTPTTEHLQREGTDYWFCGAGCRAAFANRPVG, encoded by the coding sequence ATGACGATCAGCGAACGGGCTCAGCAACTACTGGCGGCACGAACACCGTTCGTGCACGCGACCGTGGTCCGGGCTCAGCCGCCGACTTCCGCCTATCCGGGTGACGAGGCAATACTGTTGGCGGACGGCACAATCGAAGGCTTCGTCGGCGGCCAGTGCGCGCAGAACTCGGTCCGCAAGGCGGCGCTGGGCGCATTGCAGGCCGGCGAAAGCGTGCTGCTGCGGGTGCTTCCCGACGGCGACGTGCACTTCCCGGAAGCGCCCGGCGCCTGCGTGGTGGTCAACCCGTGCCTGTCCGGTGGGGCACTGGAGATCTTCTTGACCCCGCAGCTGCCGGCGCCACTGATCGGGGTATACGGCGCCACGCCGATCGCGGACGCGCTGATCCAGCTGTGTGGCGTGCTTGGCTACGACGCGCGACGCGACACCGAGCCGGCTGCCGGCGCCGCAGCGCCGACTGCCCTCGTGATCGCCAGCCACGGTGGCCCGGAGGCCGAAATCATCCGTGCCGCACTGGATAACGGCGTCCGGTATATCGGCCTGGTGGCCAGCAAGGTCCGCGGCGGCTCGATCCTGAGCTCGCTGGACCTGTCCGAGGCCGAGCGGGCCCGCATCCACACGCCGGTCGGATTGCCGATCGGCGCCAAGACGCCGGCGGAGATCGCGGTGTCGATCGCCGCCGAGCTTATTGACGCCCTGCGCAAGGGCAATTTGAGCGTGCCGGCAACCGCGCCGCGGGCAGCGGTCGACCCGGTATGCGGCATGACGGTGACCGTGACGCCCACGACCGAGCACCTGCAGCGAGAAGGCACCGATTACTGGTTCTGCGGTGCGGGATGCCGCGCCGCGTTCGCAAACCGGCCGGTCGGATGA
- a CDS encoding TrmH family RNA methyltransferase: MNEAGPTEWAVPAGGVGPWVGDLPDDLRYDPELLRDGDTRNVVDAYRYWTREAIVADIDTRRHPLHVAIENFGHDANIGSVVRTANAFAVDTVHIVGRRRWNRRGAMVTDRYQRLRHHDSTAELMEFATGAGLTVVAVDNVPGAVRLEETTLPRECLLVFGQEGPGITDDARAGASITVSIAQFGSTRSINAGVAAGIAMHAWIRQHADLSRAW, encoded by the coding sequence ATGAACGAAGCGGGGCCCACCGAATGGGCGGTGCCGGCCGGCGGCGTCGGTCCCTGGGTGGGTGACCTACCCGACGACCTGCGGTATGACCCAGAGTTGTTGCGCGACGGCGATACTCGCAATGTCGTCGACGCCTACCGGTACTGGACCCGGGAGGCGATCGTCGCCGACATCGACACCCGCCGGCACCCGCTGCATGTGGCGATCGAGAACTTCGGCCACGACGCCAACATCGGTTCGGTGGTGCGCACCGCCAACGCGTTCGCCGTGGACACCGTGCACATCGTCGGCCGTCGGCGCTGGAACCGCCGTGGCGCCATGGTGACCGACCGCTATCAGCGGTTGCGTCACCACGACAGCACCGCCGAGTTGATGGAGTTCGCGACTGGCGCCGGTTTGACGGTGGTCGCCGTCGACAACGTCCCGGGTGCTGTGCGGCTGGAGGAGACGACGCTGCCGCGGGAGTGCTTGCTGGTGTTCGGTCAGGAAGGACCCGGCATCACCGACGACGCCCGCGCCGGAGCGTCGATCACGGTGTCGATTGCCCAGTTCGGCTCAACCCGCAGCATCAACGCCGGCGTGGCCGCCGGGATCGCGATGCATGCCTGGATACGTCAGCACGCTGATCTGTCGCGAGCGTGGTGA
- a CDS encoding aerobic carbon-monoxide dehydrogenase large subunit: MTTVESRPPAPEGRPEDTADNDQKPCGHGRMLRKEDPRFIRGRGTYVDDVTLPGMLHLAILRSPYAHARIVSIDTTAALAHPKVKAVVTGADLAEKGLAWMPTLANDVQAVLATDKVRFQGQEVAFVVAEDRYSARDALELIDVEYDPLDPVVDVRKALDPAAPVIRTDLEGKKDNHIFDWETGDAAATEAVFAKADVVVKQEMVYPRVHPAPMETCGAVADLDPVTGKLTLWTTSQAPHAHRTLYALVAGLPEHKIRVISPDIGGGFGNKVPIYPGYVCAIVGSLVLGKPVKWMEDRSENLTSTSFARDYIMVGEIAATKDGKILALRSNVLADHGAFNGQAAPTKYPAGFFGVFTGSYDLEAAYCHMTAVYTNKAPGGVAYACSFRITEAVYFVERLVDCLAFELKMDPAELRLRNLLKPEQFPYTTKTGWVYDSGDYEATMRKAMDMIGYDALREEQRRRRQQGELMGIGMSFFTEAVGAGPRKDMDILGLGMADGCELRVHPTGKAVVRLSVQTQGQGHETTFAQIVAEELGIPPDDIEVVHGDTDQTPFGLGTYGSRSTPVSGGAAALVARKVRDKAKIIASGMLEVSVADLEWEKGKFHVKGDPSASVTIADIAMRAHGAGDLPEGIEGGLDAEVCYNPSNLTYPYGAYFCVVDVDPGTGVVKVRRFLAVDDCGTRINPMIIEGQVHGGVVDGIGMALMEMIAFDEDGNCLGGSLMDYLIPTALEVPHLETGHTVTPSPHHPIGAKGIGESATVGSPPAVVNAVVDALAPFGVRHADMPLTPSRVWEAMQGRARPPI, encoded by the coding sequence ATGACCACCGTCGAGTCACGTCCGCCAGCCCCGGAGGGACGGCCGGAAGACACCGCTGACAACGACCAGAAGCCGTGCGGCCACGGCCGGATGCTGCGCAAGGAGGATCCCCGTTTCATCCGCGGCCGCGGCACCTACGTCGACGACGTCACGCTGCCCGGCATGCTGCACCTGGCGATCCTGCGCTCCCCGTATGCGCACGCCCGCATCGTCAGTATCGACACCACTGCGGCCCTTGCCCATCCGAAGGTCAAGGCGGTGGTGACCGGCGCCGACCTGGCGGAGAAGGGCCTAGCCTGGATGCCGACACTGGCTAATGACGTGCAGGCCGTGCTGGCCACCGACAAGGTGCGCTTCCAGGGCCAAGAGGTGGCGTTCGTCGTTGCCGAAGACCGGTATTCGGCTCGCGATGCGCTGGAGCTCATCGACGTCGAGTACGACCCGCTCGATCCTGTCGTGGACGTCCGTAAGGCGCTCGATCCGGCCGCGCCGGTGATCCGTACCGATCTGGAAGGCAAGAAAGACAACCACATCTTCGACTGGGAGACCGGCGACGCCGCCGCCACCGAAGCCGTGTTCGCCAAGGCCGATGTGGTTGTCAAGCAGGAGATGGTCTATCCGCGGGTGCACCCCGCGCCGATGGAAACCTGCGGCGCGGTAGCTGATCTGGACCCGGTGACCGGAAAGCTGACGCTGTGGACCACCTCGCAGGCGCCGCACGCCCACCGCACGCTGTACGCATTGGTTGCCGGCCTGCCCGAACACAAGATCCGGGTCATCTCGCCCGACATCGGCGGCGGCTTCGGCAACAAGGTGCCGATCTACCCCGGATATGTGTGCGCGATCGTCGGTTCGCTGGTGTTGGGCAAGCCGGTCAAGTGGATGGAGGACCGCAGCGAGAACCTGACCTCCACCAGTTTCGCGCGCGACTACATCATGGTCGGCGAGATCGCGGCCACCAAGGACGGCAAGATCCTGGCGTTGCGGTCCAACGTGCTGGCCGACCACGGCGCGTTCAACGGTCAGGCGGCGCCGACGAAGTACCCGGCCGGTTTCTTCGGGGTGTTCACCGGCAGCTACGACCTGGAAGCCGCCTACTGCCACATGACGGCGGTGTACACCAACAAGGCGCCCGGCGGGGTGGCCTATGCGTGCTCCTTCCGGATCACCGAGGCGGTCTACTTCGTCGAGCGGCTGGTGGACTGCCTGGCCTTCGAGCTGAAGATGGACCCGGCCGAGCTGCGGCTGCGAAACCTGTTGAAGCCCGAGCAATTCCCGTACACCACCAAGACGGGCTGGGTGTACGACTCGGGCGACTACGAGGCCACCATGCGCAAGGCCATGGACATGATCGGTTACGACGCGTTACGCGAGGAACAACGGCGCAGAAGGCAGCAAGGCGAGCTGATGGGCATCGGCATGTCGTTCTTCACCGAGGCTGTGGGCGCCGGGCCGCGCAAGGACATGGACATTCTCGGCCTCGGTATGGCCGACGGCTGCGAGCTGCGGGTGCATCCGACGGGCAAAGCCGTGGTGCGGCTTTCGGTTCAGACGCAGGGCCAGGGTCATGAGACGACGTTTGCGCAGATCGTCGCCGAGGAGCTGGGCATCCCGCCCGACGATATCGAGGTGGTGCACGGCGACACCGACCAGACTCCGTTCGGGCTGGGCACCTACGGTAGCCGTTCGACCCCGGTATCGGGTGGGGCCGCTGCTCTGGTGGCCCGCAAGGTGCGCGACAAGGCCAAGATCATCGCCTCGGGCATGCTGGAAGTCTCGGTGGCCGACCTGGAATGGGAGAAGGGCAAGTTCCACGTCAAGGGTGACCCGTCGGCGTCGGTGACCATCGCCGACATCGCGATGCGCGCCCACGGCGCCGGTGATCTGCCCGAGGGCATCGAGGGCGGGCTGGACGCCGAGGTGTGCTACAACCCGTCGAACCTGACCTACCCCTACGGCGCGTATTTCTGCGTCGTGGACGTCGATCCGGGCACGGGCGTGGTCAAGGTGCGCCGCTTCCTGGCCGTGGATGACTGCGGCACCCGGATCAACCCGATGATCATCGAGGGCCAGGTGCACGGCGGTGTCGTCGACGGAATCGGGATGGCGCTGATGGAGATGATCGCTTTCGACGAGGACGGCAATTGCCTGGGCGGCTCGCTAATGGACTACCTCATCCCGACCGCGCTTGAGGTGCCGCACCTGGAGACGGGCCACACCGTCACGCCGTCACCGCATCACCCGATCGGCGCGAAGGGCATCGGCGAGTCGGCCACCGTCGGATCCCCGCCCGCGGTGGTGAACGCGGTGGTGGATGCGTTGGCCCCGTTCGGAGTTCGGCACGCCGACATGCCGCTGACACCGTCGCGGGTGTGGGAAGCCATGCAGGGCCGGGCGAGGCCACCGATTTAG
- a CDS encoding (2Fe-2S)-binding protein, which translates to MQVNMTVNGEQVTAEVEPRMLLVHFLRDQLGLTGTHWGCDTSNCGTCVVDVDGVPVKSCTMLAAMASGHSVRTVEGLAVDGQLDPVQEGFMRCHGLQCGFCTPGMMITARALLDRNPDPDEQTIREAISGQICRCTGYTTIVRSIQWAAKNSIAKAES; encoded by the coding sequence ATGCAGGTGAACATGACCGTCAACGGCGAACAGGTCACCGCCGAGGTGGAGCCCCGGATGCTGCTGGTGCATTTCCTCCGGGATCAGTTGGGGCTCACCGGAACTCACTGGGGCTGCGACACCAGCAACTGCGGAACCTGCGTGGTCGACGTCGACGGCGTCCCGGTGAAGTCGTGCACGATGCTGGCCGCCATGGCATCCGGGCACAGCGTACGGACGGTGGAAGGCTTGGCTGTCGATGGTCAGCTCGACCCGGTGCAGGAAGGGTTCATGCGTTGCCACGGGTTGCAATGCGGCTTTTGCACGCCGGGCATGATGATCACCGCCCGGGCCCTGCTGGACCGCAACCCCGATCCCGACGAGCAGACCATCCGGGAGGCGATCTCCGGGCAGATCTGCCGGTGCACCGGATACACGACAATCGTGCGGTCCATCCAATGGGCGGCGAAGAACTCCATCGCAAAGGCAGAGTCATGA
- a CDS encoding XdhC family protein codes for MRDVLAELLSIWRAGDTAGLAMVVRTLRSAPRPPGAAMVVAPDGSVSGSVSGGCVEGAVYELATEVVHSGTPRLERYGFSDDDAFAVGLTCGGVIDVFVESVSQSTFPELGAVAQDIAAHRPVAIATVITHPDTQWVGRRLVVHPDPSSPVAGSLGSARADAAVTDDARGLLALGRNEILEYGPDGQRRGEGMEVFVSSYAPRPRMLVFGAIDFAAALARQGSFLGYRVTVCDARAVFATSVRFPTADEVVVEWPHRYLAAQAEAGAIDERTVICVLTHDPKFDVPVLEVALRLARVGYVGAMGSRRTHDDRLQRLRAVGLTDAELSRLSSPIGLDLGARTPEETAVSIAGDIIARRWGGDGRPLAETDGRIHHDTQLDGEFSDHLSRY; via the coding sequence ATGCGTGACGTGCTGGCCGAGCTGCTGTCGATCTGGCGCGCCGGTGATACCGCGGGGTTGGCGATGGTCGTGCGGACATTGCGGTCTGCGCCCCGGCCCCCGGGTGCGGCGATGGTGGTGGCGCCCGACGGTTCGGTGAGTGGCTCGGTGTCGGGTGGTTGCGTGGAAGGTGCTGTCTACGAACTTGCCACCGAGGTGGTACACAGCGGGACACCGCGGCTGGAACGGTATGGGTTCAGCGACGATGACGCCTTCGCGGTGGGCCTGACCTGCGGCGGCGTCATCGACGTCTTCGTCGAATCCGTCTCGCAGTCAACGTTTCCCGAACTCGGCGCGGTGGCCCAGGACATCGCCGCCCATCGGCCGGTGGCGATCGCGACCGTGATCACTCACCCGGACACGCAATGGGTTGGCCGGCGGCTCGTCGTGCATCCGGATCCCAGCAGCCCCGTGGCGGGATCGCTGGGTTCGGCGCGTGCCGACGCTGCGGTCACCGACGACGCACGCGGTTTGCTTGCGCTGGGACGCAACGAAATTCTCGAGTACGGCCCCGACGGGCAACGCCGGGGCGAAGGCATGGAGGTCTTTGTGTCCAGCTACGCGCCGCGCCCGCGGATGCTGGTGTTCGGCGCGATCGACTTCGCCGCCGCCCTGGCGCGGCAGGGATCGTTCCTGGGCTATCGGGTCACCGTCTGCGACGCTCGCGCCGTCTTTGCCACGTCGGTGCGCTTTCCGACGGCCGACGAGGTCGTCGTCGAGTGGCCGCACCGCTACCTGGCGGCCCAGGCGGAGGCCGGCGCCATCGACGAGCGCACCGTGATCTGCGTGCTCACCCACGATCCGAAGTTCGACGTGCCGGTGCTCGAGGTGGCACTGCGGCTGGCCCGCGTCGGGTATGTCGGGGCGATGGGATCGCGCCGGACGCACGACGACCGGTTGCAGCGGCTGCGGGCGGTCGGGCTGACCGACGCCGAACTGAGCCGGTTGTCCAGCCCGATCGGACTGGACCTCGGCGCCCGTACGCCCGAGGAGACCGCGGTGTCGATCGCCGGCGACATCATCGCCCGGCGGTGGGGCGGCGACGGGCGCCCGCTGGCCGAGACCGACGGGCGGATCCACCATGACACGCAGCTAGATGGCGAGTTCAGCGATCACTTAAGTCGATATTGA
- a CDS encoding FAD binding domain-containing protein — protein sequence MQVPGPFEYERATSVDHAIGLLDRLGEGARVVAGGHSLLPMMKLRIANPEYLVDINDLVPELGYVITDPTLVRIGAMTRHREILESDTLAAVCPIFRDAERVIADPVVRNRGTLGGSLCQADPAEDLSTVCTVLDAVCLARGPSGEREIAIDDFLVGPYETAVAHNEILVEVRIPVRHNTSSAYAKVERRVGDWAVTAVGSSITLDGDTIAAVRVGLTAVNPNRTALAELSQALVGRPAIEQTFAEAGRQASQACDPVTDIRGTAEYKRHLACELTIRTLRTATERVRNIPEPEGN from the coding sequence ATGCAAGTACCTGGGCCCTTCGAATACGAGCGTGCGACCAGCGTCGACCACGCCATCGGATTACTGGATCGGTTGGGGGAGGGGGCGCGGGTCGTCGCCGGCGGCCACAGCCTGCTGCCGATGATGAAGCTCCGTATCGCCAACCCCGAATATCTGGTCGACATCAACGACCTGGTGCCCGAGCTCGGATACGTGATCACCGACCCGACCCTGGTGCGCATCGGTGCGATGACGCGGCATCGCGAGATCCTGGAGTCGGACACGCTGGCGGCGGTGTGCCCGATCTTTCGCGATGCCGAACGCGTCATCGCCGACCCGGTGGTCCGCAACCGCGGCACCCTGGGCGGTTCGCTGTGTCAGGCCGATCCGGCCGAGGACCTGTCGACGGTATGCACGGTGCTGGACGCCGTGTGCCTGGCGCGGGGGCCATCGGGCGAGCGTGAGATAGCGATCGACGACTTCCTGGTCGGACCATACGAGACCGCGGTGGCGCACAACGAGATCCTGGTCGAGGTACGTATCCCGGTGCGGCACAACACCTCCAGCGCCTATGCGAAAGTCGAACGGCGGGTTGGTGATTGGGCCGTCACCGCGGTTGGTTCATCGATCACGCTAGACGGCGACACCATCGCCGCCGTCCGGGTGGGTCTCACCGCGGTGAATCCCAATAGGACAGCGCTCGCCGAGCTTTCCCAGGCGCTGGTGGGCCGGCCGGCCATCGAACAAACCTTCGCGGAGGCGGGCCGGCAAGCAAGCCAAGCCTGCGATCCGGTAACCGATATTCGCGGCACCGCCGAGTACAAGCGGCACCTGGCTTGCGAATTAACGATCCGCACGCTGCGAACCGCGACCGAGCGGGTGCGCAACATCCCTGAGCCGGAAGGGAACTAG
- a CDS encoding AAA family ATPase produces the protein MMFTAPDDVVHRFDAHDYLLDFGTASAIYLAVTLGRPLLLEGEPGVGKTTAAKTLAAVLDTTLVRLQCYEGLTASEALYDWNYQRQLLSIRLAEAQGTGIHEADLYTEAYLVDRPILRCVRHRGPRPPVLLIDEIDRADDEFEALLLEFLGESAVTVPELGTFVAERPPVAVLTSNRSRDLHDALRRRCLYHWIDYPEPARAAAIVRRTVPGATAPLIQHATQFVGRTRDLDLDKPPGVAETIDWVAALVALGVADLQDESVPAAFASLGALAKTPDDRTLIRDAYAAFTECSRT, from the coding sequence GTGATGTTCACCGCCCCCGACGACGTCGTCCACCGGTTCGACGCGCACGACTACCTGCTCGACTTCGGGACCGCCTCGGCAATCTATCTCGCGGTCACCCTCGGCAGACCGCTGCTGCTGGAAGGCGAGCCGGGCGTCGGCAAGACGACAGCGGCCAAAACCCTTGCCGCCGTGCTGGATACCACCCTGGTCCGGCTGCAGTGTTATGAGGGGCTGACCGCGAGCGAGGCGCTGTACGACTGGAACTACCAACGCCAGCTGCTGTCCATCCGGCTGGCCGAAGCGCAGGGCACCGGTATTCACGAGGCTGATCTTTACACCGAGGCCTATCTCGTGGACCGGCCGATCCTGCGTTGTGTCCGCCATCGCGGCCCACGGCCACCGGTGCTGCTGATCGACGAAATCGACCGCGCCGACGACGAATTCGAAGCGCTGCTGCTGGAGTTCCTCGGCGAATCCGCCGTCACCGTCCCGGAGTTGGGCACCTTCGTCGCCGAGCGCCCGCCGGTCGCGGTGCTGACCTCCAACCGCAGCCGTGACCTGCACGACGCTCTGCGGCGGCGCTGTCTGTACCACTGGATCGACTACCCGGAGCCGGCCCGCGCCGCCGCGATCGTGCGCCGCACGGTGCCCGGGGCCACCGCGCCGCTGATCCAGCACGCCACCCAATTCGTCGGCCGCACACGCGATCTCGACCTGGACAAGCCACCAGGGGTGGCCGAGACCATCGACTGGGTAGCCGCCCTGGTGGCGCTCGGCGTCGCCGACCTGCAGGACGAATCGGTTCCGGCTGCGTTCGCCAGCCTGGGGGCGCTGGCCAAGACACCCGACGACCGTACGCTCATTCGTGACGCGTACGCCGCTTTCACCGAGTGCAGCCGGACATGA
- the pyrE gene encoding orotate phosphoribosyltransferase — protein MAEADRGELAELVRRLSVVHGRVTLSSGKQADYYVDLRRATLHHRASALIGRLMRELTADWDYALVGGLTLGADPVATAIMHAPGRPIDAFVVRKSTKTHGLQRLIEGSEVSGQRVLVVEDTSTTGNSALTAVHAVQDAGGEVVGVATVVDRATGAAEAIEAEGLPYRSVLGLADLGLG, from the coding sequence GTGGCCGAAGCTGACCGCGGCGAGCTCGCCGAGCTGGTGCGCCGGTTGTCGGTGGTGCACGGGCGCGTCACCCTGTCGTCGGGCAAACAGGCCGACTACTACGTCGACCTGCGCCGCGCCACCCTGCATCACCGGGCGTCGGCATTGATCGGCAGGCTGATGCGCGAACTCACCGCCGATTGGGACTATGCGCTCGTCGGCGGCCTGACGCTCGGCGCGGACCCGGTGGCGACCGCCATCATGCACGCGCCCGGCCGCCCGATCGACGCGTTCGTCGTCCGCAAGTCGACGAAAACCCATGGCTTGCAACGACTTATCGAGGGTTCCGAGGTGTCCGGTCAGCGGGTCCTGGTGGTCGAGGACACCAGTACCACGGGCAACTCCGCGCTGACTGCGGTGCACGCCGTGCAAGACGCCGGTGGCGAGGTGGTCGGTGTGGCCACTGTCGTCGACCGCGCCACCGGTGCCGCCGAGGCTATCGAAGCCGAAGGTCTGCCGTACCGCAGCGTGCTGGGGCTTGCCGATCTAGGTCTGGGCTAG
- a CDS encoding nucleotidyltransferase family protein, producing the protein MTVTGVVLAAGSSRRLGTPKQLLPYRDTTLLGATLDVARRAGFDQVIVTLGNGAEQVRDTVPLAGVDVVVTDDHGAGCSASLREALQRVAPQAAGIVLMLGDQPGVDPTTLRQMATRGPAAEIMVCRYADGVGHPFWLARTIFGELTQLHGDKGVWKLMESGRHQVRELRVDGPMPLDVDTWDDYQRLVTS; encoded by the coding sequence ATGACGGTCACCGGTGTCGTGCTGGCCGCCGGCAGTTCCCGACGGCTGGGTACGCCCAAACAGTTGCTGCCATACCGGGATACAACGCTGCTGGGAGCGACCCTGGATGTCGCTCGCCGCGCCGGATTCGATCAGGTGATCGTGACCTTGGGCAATGGCGCCGAGCAGGTGCGTGACACGGTGCCGCTGGCCGGAGTCGACGTGGTGGTCACCGACGACCACGGGGCCGGGTGTTCGGCGTCGCTGCGGGAGGCGTTGCAACGGGTGGCCCCGCAGGCCGCCGGCATCGTGCTGATGCTGGGTGACCAGCCGGGCGTGGATCCCACGACGCTGCGGCAGATGGCGACCCGAGGACCGGCGGCCGAAATCATGGTGTGCCGCTATGCCGACGGCGTCGGACATCCATTCTGGCTGGCCCGCACCATCTTCGGTGAGCTGACACAACTGCACGGCGACAAGGGGGTGTGGAAGCTGATGGAGTCGGGCCGGCACCAGGTGCGCGAACTCAGGGTCGACGGTCCGATGCCGCTCGACGTGGACACCTGGGACGACTACCAGCGGCTGGTGACATCGTGA
- a CDS encoding SRPBCC family protein, which produces MKIANEFSVSAPIEQAWDVLCDLEKVIPLMPGAQLTGHDGDDYLGKVKVKVGPVTSEFSGRVHFVEQDRDQHRAVIDAKGKEARGTGNAAATVTAQLHEAGERTQVTVDTDLKIVGKLAQFGSGMLQQVSEKLLSQFVDSLEAELAAAGPATATGPEPAGPARSAGTAAAETAPIDLLELAGADRLKKYAAVALAVTAVLVLLWVLRRRR; this is translated from the coding sequence ATGAAGATCGCCAACGAGTTCAGCGTCAGCGCCCCGATCGAACAGGCCTGGGACGTGCTGTGCGACCTCGAGAAGGTGATCCCGCTGATGCCCGGGGCGCAACTGACCGGCCACGACGGCGACGACTATCTCGGCAAGGTCAAGGTCAAGGTGGGTCCGGTCACCAGCGAATTCAGCGGCCGAGTGCATTTCGTCGAGCAGGACCGCGACCAGCACCGCGCGGTGATCGACGCCAAAGGCAAGGAAGCCCGGGGCACCGGCAACGCCGCCGCCACCGTCACCGCCCAGCTGCACGAGGCGGGCGAGCGTACCCAGGTGACCGTCGACACCGACCTGAAGATCGTCGGCAAGCTGGCCCAGTTCGGCAGCGGAATGCTGCAGCAGGTTTCAGAGAAGTTGCTGAGCCAGTTCGTCGATTCGCTGGAAGCTGAACTCGCGGCGGCGGGCCCGGCAACCGCGACCGGTCCCGAGCCGGCCGGCCCCGCGCGCTCGGCAGGCACTGCTGCCGCCGAAACCGCCCCGATCGACCTGCTGGAGCTCGCCGGGGCCGACCGGCTGAAGAAGTACGCTGCGGTGGCGCTGGCGGTGACGGCCGTGCTGGTGCTGCTCTGGGTGCTGCGCCGGCGACGTTGA
- a CDS encoding dodecin family protein produces MSVYKVIDIIGTSPTSWEQAAAEAVQRARESVDDIRVARVIEQDMSVDSSGKITFRIKLEISFKMRPAKPRD; encoded by the coding sequence ATGAGCGTGTACAAGGTGATCGACATCATCGGGACCAGCCCTACCTCCTGGGAGCAGGCCGCGGCGGAGGCGGTGCAGCGAGCGCGGGAAAGTGTCGACGACATCCGGGTCGCCCGAGTCATCGAGCAGGACATGTCGGTGGACTCCAGCGGCAAGATCACCTTCCGGATCAAGCTCGAGATCTCGTTCAAGATGAGGCCGGCCAAACCACGCGACTAG
- a CDS encoding LysR family transcriptional regulator, whose product MTPAQLRAYSAVVRLGSVRAAAAELGLSDAGVSMHIAALRKELDDQLFTRTGAGLAFTPGGLRLASRAVEILGLQQQTAIEVTEAAHGRRLLRIAASSTFAEHAAPGLIELFSSRADDLSVELSVHPTSRFRDLILSRAVDIAIGPASESCHGADGSLFVRPFLKYQIITVVTPNSPLAVGIPTPALLRQQQWMLGPSAGSVDGEIATMLRDLAIPESQQRIFQSDAAALEEIRRVGGVTLTIGFAVAKDLAAGRLVHVTGPGLDRSGEWCASTLAPSARQPAVSELVRFITTPRCTQAMIRGSGVGVARFRPKVHVTLWS is encoded by the coding sequence ATGACTCCGGCTCAACTTCGGGCCTATTCGGCGGTGGTGCGGCTGGGCTCGGTGCGAGCGGCCGCCGCAGAGCTCGGCCTCTCCGATGCCGGGGTCTCCATGCACATCGCGGCGTTGCGCAAGGAGCTCGACGACCAACTGTTCACCAGGACCGGCGCCGGGTTGGCGTTCACTCCCGGCGGGCTGCGGCTGGCCAGCCGGGCAGTGGAAATCCTGGGCCTCCAGCAACAGACGGCGATCGAGGTCACCGAGGCCGCCCACGGCCGCCGGCTGCTGCGCATCGCCGCGTCCAGCACCTTCGCCGAGCACGCGGCACCGGGCCTGATCGAGCTGTTCTCGTCTCGAGCCGACGACCTGTCCGTCGAGTTGAGCGTGCATCCGACGAGCCGATTCCGCGACCTGATTCTGTCGCGGGCGGTTGACATCGCCATTGGCCCAGCCAGCGAAAGTTGCCACGGCGCTGACGGTTCGCTATTCGTACGGCCGTTTCTGAAGTATCAGATCATCACTGTCGTGACACCCAACAGCCCACTGGCCGTTGGCATTCCGACGCCAGCGTTGTTGCGCCAGCAGCAGTGGATGCTCGGCCCCTCTGCGGGAAGCGTGGACGGAGAGATCGCAACCATGTTGCGGGACTTGGCGATTCCAGAGTCACAGCAGCGAATCTTTCAGAGCGATGCCGCTGCCCTCGAGGAGATCCGGCGAGTCGGTGGTGTCACGCTGACCATCGGCTTCGCGGTCGCCAAGGACCTGGCCGCCGGACGGTTGGTGCACGTGACGGGTCCGGGACTGGATAGGTCCGGCGAGTGGTGCGCCTCGACGTTGGCACCCTCGGCCCGTCAGCCCGCGGTGTCTGAACTGGTCCGGTTCATCACCACCCCGAGGTGCACCCAGGCAATGATCCGCGGCAGCGGAGTCGGTGTGGCGCGGTTTCGCCCGAAGGTCCACGTCACCTTGTGGAGTTAG